From Nicotiana tabacum cultivar K326 chromosome 15, ASM71507v2, whole genome shotgun sequence, the proteins below share one genomic window:
- the LOC107766843 gene encoding protein BIG GRAIN 1-like B, translating to MDKYNYYPRDSCSPSFSSTILDSIYHSIDQTHDHQKHYKASEKVVVRRKSAADSEKNSGSSNCGSSACFNGLNNRPKPIRTSISADQENFHKHQYCPKHLNFYDFSLAKEKTKHQEDGFVKTKSRALKIYRNLKKVKQPISPGGRLSSFLNSLFTNSKKSKISSNSRGYENEERKLKSTNVSTCSSASSFSRSCLSNNNNNNNNNNNNNNNNNNNNNNNNNNNNNNNNNINPSSKTKTSVKFYPMSDVVVDDQDCHKNNLYMDKQKNLEKNRRVEEASARDLRRNCQYSLTCDNGRRFDNDNEEEEYDDDDVSCASSDLFELDNLSSIGMELPVYETTKPWY from the exons ATGGATAAATATAACTACTACCCACGAGATTCTTGTAGCCCTTCTTTCTCTTCCACAATTCTTGACTCTATTTACCACTCCATTGACCAAACACATGATCATCAAAAGCATTATAAGGCAAGTGAAAAAGTTGTTGTTAGACGAAAATCTGCAGCTGATTCTGAGAAGAATTCAGGTTCCTCAAATTGTGGTTCTTCAGCTTGTTTTAATGGTCTTAATAATAGGCCTAAACCAATTAGAACTAGCATTTCAGCTGACCAAGAAAATTTCCACAAACACCAATATTGTCCTAAACACCTCAACTTTTATG ATTTTTCTCTAGCAAAGGAAAAAACTAAACATCAAGAAGAtggatttgtgaagacaaagtcAAGAGCTTTGAAAATTTACAGAAATTTAAAGAAAGTTAAGCAGCCAATTTCTCCAGGAGGTAGGCTATCGAGTTTCTTGAACTCActttttacaaattcaaaaaaatcaaaaatttcgtCAAATTCTAGAGGGTATGAAAATGAGGAAAGAAAATTAAAGTCTACAAATGTATCAACTTGTTCTTCAGCTTCTTCATTCTCTAGATCATGTTtaagcaataataataataataataataataataataataataataataataataataataataataataataataataataataataataataataataataatattaatccATCTTCAAAAACCAAAACGTCAGTCAAATTCTACCCAATGAGTGATGTAGTTGTAGATGATCAAGATTGTCACAAGAATAATTTGTACATGGACAAACaaaaaaatttggagaaaaatcGTCGAGTGGAGGAGGCATCGGCTAGAGATTTGCGACGAAACTGTCAGTATAGTTTAACATGTGATAACGGTCGGAGATTTGATAATGATAACGAGGAGgaagaatatgatgatgatgatgtaaGTTGTGCTAGTTCTGATCTATTTGAGCTTGATAATCTTTCTTCCATTGGAATGGAATTGCCTGTCTATGAAACAACAAAACCGTGGTATTAA